TGGTGAATATGTCGTGTTGCTGAGATGGGCGACTAGGTCATTAAATATCCAGGGTTTGCCTTGCGCCGCTCGCCCTATCATCACCGCGTCGGCTCCCGTATATGCCAATACCTCACTGGCTTTAGCGGGGCTATCGATATCGCCGTTTGCGATAATCGGAATACTGATACTTTGTTTGACCTGTTTGATGGTGTCGTACTCAGCATGTCCGGAAAATTTACAGGCTCGGCTGCGCCCGTGGATGGTGAGCGCTTGAATGCCGCAGCTCTCAGCAATCTTGGCGATGGTCGGCGCGTTTCTATTGGCTAAGTCCCAGCCGGTACGAATCTTGAGGGTTACCGGGATTTCCACGGCATTGATTACCGCGTCTAAAATTTTAGCTACTAATGACTCATTTTTCATTAGCGCTGAACCCGCCGCCACCGAGCACACTTTTTTTGCCGGGCAGCCCATGTTAATGTCGATAATCTGGGCGCCTCGGTCCTGATTCAATTTGGCCGCTTCAGCCATTTGCCGAGGGTCGGTACCCAAAATTTGCACCGAGCGCAGGCTAATGTCGCCGTTGTAATCGAGCTTTTTCAGGGTGCGCGGGTGGTGCTGCAAGCTGCGATTTGAAATCACCATTTCCGACACCGTGAGGCCCGCTCCAAATTCGCTGCAGATTTGCCGAAACGGCGCGTCTGTAATGCCTGCCATAGGCGCTAGTAATACTGGGTTGGGAAGTTCGTAAGGGCCAATTCGCATGAAAAGCCAAGCTAGTCGAAAAAGGCGGCAAATGATACCCGAAAACGCGCGGATTAACGATGGCTGAAAGAAAGTTCTTGAAAATCGTTGTTAGCGTTGATTTGGGAGTAAGTCCTGAGTATTAGTTTGGCGTTTAAATCTCCTGTGACTATTATCGCCACGAAATCCACGGATGAAGTAGAAGCGTAGACAATCGGCGAGATTTCCAGATTCGTTGAAGAGGATTGCATCGCTTGCCTGCGATGAAGTAGTCTTGGCCGAACAATTATGGAGTGAGATTCAATGGATAAACAAAGCTCAAATACTGTTTGGCATCATGCCACCGTAACACGTAGCCGCCGAGAAATTTTAAACGGGCACAAATCGGCCATTCTGTGGTTTACCGGTTTATCCGGGGCAGGCAAGTCAACTTTGGCTCATGCCGTCGAGGAGCGGTTGTACCAATTAAAGTGTCGAACGTTTGTGTTGGATGGCGATAACGTTCGCCAAGGCTTATGTGGCGATCTGGGGTTTAGTCATCAAGACCGGCAGGAGAATATCCGTAGAATTGCCGAAGTCGCCAAATTGATGCTGGAAGCCGGTACGATAGCGTTAACTGCCTTTATTTCGCCCTTCCGGGCTGAACGGCAATATGCGCGAAATTTGGTACCGCACGGCGATTTTATTGAAATTTACTGCAACTGCGATTTGTCCGTGTGTGAACAGCGGGATGTAAAAGGTCTATATAAAAAAGCGCGGCAAGGCGATATTAAGCTATTCACCGGCATATCTTCTCCTTATGAAGTGCCGGAAAACCCCGAGATGATAGTAGGTACCGGAACGTATGAGTTGGAAGCCTGTGTCGACCAAGTCATGAGCATGCTCGAGCAGCGCGGTGTTATCGCCTCTACTAAAGGCGAAATGTAAAGTGAATATCGACGTATTTAATGGCGATGCAGATGGTATTTGTGCGTTGCTACAGTTGCGATTGGCTTTTCCCAAGGAGTCTGTGCTTGTTACTGGGGTCAAGCGCGACATTGGTTTATTAAGTCGAG
The window above is part of the Methylomonas sp. ZR1 genome. Proteins encoded here:
- the dusB gene encoding tRNA dihydrouridine synthase DusB, whose product is MRIGPYELPNPVLLAPMAGITDAPFRQICSEFGAGLTVSEMVISNRSLQHHPRTLKKLDYNGDISLRSVQILGTDPRQMAEAAKLNQDRGAQIIDINMGCPAKKVCSVAAGSALMKNESLVAKILDAVINAVEIPVTLKIRTGWDLANRNAPTIAKIAESCGIQALTIHGRSRACKFSGHAEYDTIKQVKQSISIPIIANGDIDSPAKASEVLAYTGADAVMIGRAAQGKPWIFNDLVAHLSNTTYSPLSLTDIKAVINRHLENLYSFYGNDSGVRIARKHIGWYFDHLGNLPADQKTAINQAQHAARQLALVNASFNLLTPRAA
- the cysC gene encoding adenylyl-sulfate kinase, with translation MDKQSSNTVWHHATVTRSRREILNGHKSAILWFTGLSGAGKSTLAHAVEERLYQLKCRTFVLDGDNVRQGLCGDLGFSHQDRQENIRRIAEVAKLMLEAGTIALTAFISPFRAERQYARNLVPHGDFIEIYCNCDLSVCEQRDVKGLYKKARQGDIKLFTGISSPYEVPENPEMIVGTGTYELEACVDQVMSMLEQRGVIASTKGEM